GGTCAATTACCACACAGTTGATTTTACTGCTTTTAATAAAGGATAAAGCAGAGCTTTGAGCTTCCGAGGTTGCTATTGCATTATATGGAAGATATATACCTAAAAGCTCTTTGTCAACTACAGCAGTATCGGAATTCTGAGAATTTTTATCTGAAACAAGGGAAGAAGTATCTGTAGAGGGTAAAGACGGCCTTTTTGAAAAAAGAGAGGCAACTCCTTTTGCGGTGAAAAAGCCTAAAGCTACAATGCAGGCGGCAATAAGTACAATAATTATAGACATAAGTGAACCGGTTCTTTTTCTGAAACGGCGGATACGCCGGCTTTGACGTCTTGTATATGGCCTTTTATAACCCATATAAAGCTAACCTCCTTTAGTTGTTTTTTAAAATCAACTTACTTTTTAACAATAACCTTTTTGGGACATTTTTCCTCGCAAATACCGCAACCGGTACATTTTTCAGGATTGATTTTTGCTAAATTGTCAGAAACCTCAATAGCATCGGAAGGACAGTTCTTTGCACAAATACCGCAACCGATACAGCCTATCTCGCATACTTGGCGAACATCTGCGCCTTTGTCTTTAGAAGAACAAGCAACCCGCGTTGCACTGTCAAAGGGAACAAGCTTGATTAAGTGTTTGGGACAAGCATCAACACATATACCGCAGCCAATACATTTATTGCAATCAACAACTGCAAGATTGTCTTTTAATTCAATGGCATTGACAGGACACTTTTTAACACAAGAGCCCAAACCAACACAGCCATACTGACATTCCATAATTCCGCCGCCGAGCTTTGAAACGGAAGCACAATCGTCAGCACCTAAGTATTCATATTTTGTTGAAGCAACGGAATTGTTGCCGCTACACATAACAACGGCTCTTTTTTTCTCAACGTTTTCAGCTTCAACACCCATAATTTCTGCAACTGCTTTAGCAACCTTAACGCCGCCGACAGGACAAAGATTTGTTTTTGCACCGTCATTTACTATTGCCTTTGCATAGGCAGCACAGCCTGTATAGCCACAGCCGCCGCAGTTTACACCGGGAAGAGCCTCTTGCACAAGAGGCAGCCTTTTATCCTGCTTAACAGAGAAAAAATTAGCGGCAACAGCAAGTAAAGCTCCAAAAACAGCACCCATTGTACCAAGTACAAGAATTGCTTTTAATATTGATAAGAAAATAGCCATAATAAGACCTATTGCCTTTCCGACTCATAATAGTACTAAAACGTGAGTCTAATATTGATTAAAAAGGAAGCTCAAGACCGGAAAATCCGGTAAATGAAAGAGCAAGAAGCGCAGCGCTTATAAGAGCAATAGGAAATTCCTTAAAAGGCTTTGGAATATCGCAATATTCCAAACGCTCACGTATTCCTGCGAAAATAACAATTGCAAGTGTAAAGCCTAATCCTGCTGTAAAGCCGTAAACTACAGCTTCTAAAAGATTATAGCTGTTGTCAATGTTGAGAATTGTAGCACCTAAAACTGCACAGTTTGTTGTAATAAGAGGAAGATAAATTCCCAATGCATTGTAAAGTGCAGGGATTTTCTTTTGTAAAAACATTTCAATAAACTGAACTAATGATGCAATAATTAAAATAAACGCTATTGTCTGAAGATAAACAAGGTTTAAAGGGACTAAAATAAAATGATGGACAAGCCACGTGAAAAACGAGGCTATGGAGATAACAAAGGTTACGGCAAAGCCCATACCTACTGCCGTGTTTAATTTTTTGGAAACACCCAAGAAAGGACAGATGCCCATAAATTTAACAAATATAAAATTTTCAATAAGGATTGCTGAAAGTGAAATAGCAATAAGCTTAGCTATCATTTTATCTTCTCCTTACTTTTTTTATTTGTTTTTGCCTTACGTCCTGTAAGCCATTGAACAGCCGCAATAACAAAACCTAAGGTTAAAAATCCACCTACGGGCATTGTAAGAGTGAGCATAGGAGGATAGCTTGAACCTAAAACGGAAAAATCGAAAAGAGTTCCGTTTCCCAAAAGCTCTCTGAAAAAAGAAACAACGGCAAGAGCAAGAGTAAATCCAAGACCCATTCCCAAACCGTCTATTACAGAGGGAAGAGGCTTGTTTTTAGAAGCAAAGGCTTCGGCACGTCCTAAAATTATACAGTTTACAACGATAAGAGGGATAAATACACCCAAAGACTCAGAAAGAGCAGGCAAATAAGCAGTTAAAACCATATCAACACAGGTAACAAAGCCTGCAATTATTACTATATATGCGGCAATTCTGATTTTTTGAGGTATGAATTTTCTTAAAAGAGATATGAAAAAATTAGAAGCAATTAAAACAAAAGTAGCGGCAAGTCCCATTCCGAAAGCATTCTTAAGAGAAGTTGAAACGGCAAGAGAAGGACACATTCCCAAAAGCTGAATAAAAACAGGGTTTTTATAAATCAATCCGTCAGTAAAGACGTTTAAAAGGGAGCTTTTTTGTTTATTCATTTGCAATCAACTCCTTTACTGATGCTGTGGCAATTTCAATAGAGTCTTTAACAGCTTTAGATGTTATTGTAGCACCTGAAACAGCGTTGACATTATAGGGAGATGTAAGGGAAATAAATTTGTCTAAATAGCTCTTTTCAAGAGCCTTTGAACCAATATTCTGAGTTTCGTTGCTGGAAATTACCTCTACACCCGCAACAGACAAATTGCGGTTGATCCCTATTAACAGCTTAAGCTCTCCGCCGTAGCCGTTTGTAACTACGTTTAAGCAATAGCCGAGCTCTTCTGCTTTATAAACGGATACAATTCCGTTGGCTTGGTTTTGGGGAGTGACTTCTATTTCTTCAAAATCGGCTCCTTCATATATAATTTCCAATGAATTTTTGATAATGTTTCTTTCCGAATTTTTGATTACAGGTGCTGTAAAATAATTGACTACTGAGAGCATAACTGCAACTACAAAAGTAATAATAAACAGCGAAAAGGAAAGATGTAAAATTGAAGTCTTATGCACTGACAGCACCTCCTCCGGTACCGTATCTGCGAGGTCTTACATATTTATCTATCAAAGGAGTAACACAGTTCATAATAAGAATTGCAAAGCTTACCCCCTCGGGATAGCCGCCGTAATAACGAATAATAACCGTTATAATACCACATCCGATAGCGTAAAGCACTTGACCTTTACGGGTCATAGGAGAGGTGGTGTAGTCCGTTGCCATAAATATAGCGCCGAGGATAAGACCGCCCGACAAAAGATTTACTCCCATATTATAAAGAGGCATATTCTGACCGGGAAGAATAAAGGTTAAAACAGCAACGGTGGATAAAAAGGTGAAGGGGATATGCCAGGAAATAACTTTTTTAACAAGCAGATAAAGACCGCCTAAGATAAGCACTATGGCTGAGGTTTCACCCAGACAGCCACCTGTTTCTCCGAAAAACATCTGAAGCATACTTGCAGAAGCACTTGTTCCGTCACGCAGGCTGATTTGAGAAAGAGGTGTTGCAGTGGTAACAACGTCAATATCACTTATAAAAAGACCTACTTTTTCAAAAGGCTTTAACCATCTTGTCATAATGTCGGGATAAGCAAACAAGAAAGCTCTTGCCGCAAGTACGGGGTTTACAATGTTTTTACCTATTCCGCCAAAAAGCTCTTTTACAATAACAATAGCAAAAAATGAGCCTATTGCAATTACCCAATAGGGTGCGGTTACAGGCAAGTTAAAAGCAAGCAAAATGCCGGTAACAACAGCAGAGAGGTTTCCGATTGTCATAGGCTTTTTGAGTAAGAATCTGTATAAAAACTCAAAAAGAACACAAAAGCCAACCGAAACAACAGTCATCAATAAAGAGCGAAGCCCAAAATAAATAATGGACATCACAAGCGCCGGCATAAGAGCAATTATAACGTCAAGCATAATAGTTCTTGTGTTGTCGCTGCTTTTTATGTGCGGAGAGGAGGTTAGCAAAAGCTTATTCAATTTTTCCTGCCTCCTTAGCTTTCATAATTTTTTCTAATTGATTTTTTTCGTTTATTTTTAATTTTGCAAGACGAATGTTCTGGGTAAGATAAAGACGGGCGGGGCATATAAAGGAACAGCTTCCGCATTCAATACAATCAAGAGCATTGTACTGTTCGCATTTATCCAACTCATCTTTTTGAACAAACATATTTATATAATTTGGCATAAGCCGTACGGGACACGCTGAAACACAGCGTCCGCAACGGATACAGGTTGGGTTTTTCACGTAATCGTCGTCATTTTTTGAAAAGGCAAGCACTGCAGAAAAGCCTTTGACTACGGGAATATCCATAGAATGCTGAGCGAGACCCATCATAGGACCGCCCACAACTATTTTTTTAGGCTCTTCTTTAAAGCCGCCGCAATACTCAAAAAGCTCAGATACGGGAGTGCCTATGCGTACAAGTAAATTTTTAGGGGAATTTATACAGGTTCCCGAAACTGTTACAACACGCTGAATAACAGGCAAATTATTGTTGGCAGCACGGAAAAGTGCGGCACAGGTATCAACGTTAAATACAGCACAGCCTACATCAACAGGAAGCTTTCCGGGAGGAGTTTCAATTCTTGTAATAGCTTTTATAAGCTGCTTTTCTCCGCCCTGAGGGAATTTGCTTTTAAGCTCAACAACCTGAATATTTGTACCTGTAAGAACAGCTCTCATAGTTGCTATTGCGTCCTCTTTATTATCTTCAATAGCAACAAATATATTCTTGGGTTTTATACATTGAGCAATAAGCTTTATGCCTCCCGCAATAGGACGGGGATATTCAATCATAGCTCTGTGGTCGCAGGTTATGTAAGGTTCGCACTCGGCACCGTTAATTATAAGAGTATCAATTCCCTTATCAAGAGCGCTTTGAAGCTTTACGTAAGTAGGGAAGGTGGCACCGCCCATACCTACTATACCGGCATTCTTTGCAACTTTTATAATTTCCTGAGGAGTAAGCTCTTCATGACTTTTGTTTTCAACGGTAATAATTTCATCGGTTTTTGTGTCAAGATGGTCGTTTTGTATAACTATTGAAGCAACCTTTGAGCCGTTTGTGCAGTTTCTTGGCTCGATAGCTATAACCTCGCCTGAAACAGACGAATGAATAGGTGCAGCAACAAAAGCGTCGCTGTCGGCTATTTTTTGGCCTACCTTAACTTTATCACCTATATTGACCAACGGAGTACATACTTTACCTATGTGCTGAGAAAGAGGGAACACCAGAATATCTGCTACGGGTGGTGTCTCGATAGGACTGGCGCTTGTCAGCTCTTTGTTGTAAGGGGGATGAACTCCTCCTTTAAAGGTTCGGGACATATAAATTCCTCCTGTGATATCACGTAAAGCTATAGGCTTTGCGTGGCGGTAAAAACCGCAAAAAAATGATGTTTTTTAAAAACAAAAATAAAAAATCACTGTATATTATACACCAATTTATAGATTTTTACAAGATATTATATTTATTTTTAAAAAAATAATGAAAAAGCAGGGCTGAAAAAATAAAAAAATCATTGCATATTATTGCACTTTTTAGTTTTTATTCTTCTTAGCGTAAGTGTTCATCGCCATTGAACTCTAAAAAATCCGCAGAAAAAAGAAAGGAAGAATAAAATGAAATCTGATAACCTACAGATACAAGAAGAGCTTTTAAAAAAGAATGTTGAGGAAATCGAACAACAAAATCAGAATGAGGAAGACTCTCAAAAGGACAACACCTTTTTGCTGAGATTTAATCACGAGGATTTGGAATTCGACGAGGATACCGTAAAGAAGCTTGCGCAAAAAGGTCTTAATTATGACAAGATTAAAGCACAGCTTGACAGGTATGAGGACTGTACTCAAGAGCTTGAAGAGTTTTTCAGAGAACACGCAGAGCTTACAGCAGACAAATTTCCTCAAGAGGTTTTCGATGCCTTTGTAAAGGGGACGCCCATTAAAAATGCATATGAAAGCTATGAAAAAAATGCTAAAATTTCCGAGCTTGAACAGCAGATTACAGAGCTTACCAACAAGCTGAATGCTGTCAGCGGAGCTCCGTCAGTATCAAGCTTTGGCACCACCCAAAGAGATGACATTTATACAGAGGAGCAGTTAAATTCTTTAACAGTTTCCGAAATTCGCAAAAACCTTGATAAAGCATTGAAATCAATGTCTATGATTTCCAAAAAAAATAAATAATAAGGAGAATAAAAAATGGCTTACACTAATTTTAAATCAAACGTATGGGCAAAGGCAATAGAAAGGGAAAGAGACCGCTATTGCGTAGGAGTAAATCTCTGTAACAGAGATTATGAAACAGATGCTGCTGATTTCGGTCAGAGCATAATAATTAACTGGACAAAGCGTCCCACAGTGAGAGATTATCAAATCGGCACAAATATTGCAGCCGCAGAAACTTTGGGAGATGCAAGCAAAACTCTCGACATCGACAATCTGAAATATGTCAATTTCCTTGTTGATGATGTTGACGAGCTTCAGTCAAACCCCGATATTATGCGCTCCTGTATGATGGAGGCTGCAGCAGCTATTGCTGAGGATGCAGACAATTTTGTATACGGACTCTATAGAGATGCCGGAACAACTATCACTCAGAGTGCACTTACAAGTCAGAACGTTGTAGAGTGCCTAAGCGAAGCGGCACAGAAGCTTTATGAAAATAACGTTCCTATGAATGAGGATATTTATCTTGAGGTTTCTCCCGCAGTTTATCAGAAGCTATGGCTTGCCAAGGTGCTTAAAACATATCCCAACGAAAAGGAAATGGGAAGCGGCTTTGTTGGAAAATTTAATAATTTCAACGTCTATATGACAAACGGAATTTCAGTTACTTCCAACGTACATCATTGTTACGCACGTACCAGAAAGGCTATCGCTTTTGTGGGACAGATGAAGAAAATGGAGGCATACCGCCCCGAAGGCTTATTTGCTGACGCAGTAAAAGGACTTCACGTTTACGGAGGTCTTGTAGTACGTCCCGAAGAGCTTGTATGTCTTGACCTGACTCCTGCCCCTGAAAGTGATTCACTTACAGTTTCAGATGAAGGAAACGCTGCATAATTAAAGTTTTTTGTCGGGTGCACTATTTTGTGCACCCGCAATGCTTACAAAAAGGAGAGAACATAAATGGCAGTAACTGTGAACGATGTTTTTAAATTGGCTATGGCTTTGTGCGAGGGGCTCAATGACGGTAACGAAATAACAGACGATGAATATACAAATTATTGTGCTCAGAAGGCTGTAAGTCTGTGCCATATATGTCAAAATGAAATTCTCAGCTTCAGACCTTTGATACAAGCAATAGAGATAGACTGCTCTGAAGAGCCGTTGGAAAACTCGGGAAATATAAAAATATATAGCTTGAATAAGCCTGTTGAGTATATATTGGAATACCATTCTGAAAATGGTTCTTTACCGTTTGATATATCCGTAAAGGGAAACAAAGTATATATTCCTGAAAGCTATAAAGGAAAAATAATTTTTGTTTGCTCGGTGCTTGCTTCTCCGCTTGTGTCAATGCAATCGGTTATAAATGCTGAGGAGACAATTGCTTTAGAGCTTATGCCTCTTTATCTTGCGGCAAACTTTTTATTGGAAGAAAATCCTTCACGCTCGGAATGGTATCTTTCGACCTACATAAACGCAAGAAATCGACTGAAAAAAGAACAAACCTCTATTGAAGAAATATCAGACGTCTATAAATAATGGCGAAAGGAGGTAAAAAATGACCTTTACAATCAACAAATTTTTAGGAATAAATCAGGCACATGATGAAAACTCTTTAAAAGTCGGCGAAAGTACAAAGATGAATAATTTTGTTATAAAAAACAAAAATCTGTGTATTCGTGACGGAATAAAAATTGTAAAAAGCTTTGGAGAAAATCTTGCAATACAAGGAGCTATCAAGGCAAAGGTTTATCCTCAGCCGCACGAAAGACTTTTCTTTGTTGCTTCGGGTACCTTGTATGAATATGACTATTCCAATGACAAGGTAAAAACAATAGGAGAGTTAGATAATTTTTACGAAAATCCCAAAATAATGATGTGTGCCTGGAGTGAAAAAATATATATCATAACAGGTACGGAATATTATTGCTATGACGGCAAAAAGCTTGAAATTACAGAAGGATATGTTCCGATGCTGCGCACGGGAGTAATGCCTGACGGAACAGGCGGAGTTTTTGTAGGAGAACGAAATCTCATAAGCAGATATGCAATAATGTCTTATATAGGGGACGGAGAGTCTGAGCTTTATACCTTACCTGTTGAAGCGCAGGAAATATCCTACGTGAAAATAAACGGTGTAGAAACAAGTGATTATACCCTTACAAACAATGGAGCAAAAGTAAAAATATCCAATGTACCCGGAACGGGCGATATTGTTGAAATTAAATTCAAGGGCTATACGGGACACGGAAGAATACTTATAGGAAACTGTGTTCACGGAATGACCTTCGGAGGCTCCAATGACTCGTGCTTATTTTTGTGGGGTGATTATGTATATCCCTACCGCAGATATCATTCGCAGGTGGGAGACCCTACCTATTTTCCCGAAAACAATTACAGCGATATAGGTTCAAAAAGCGGAAAAATATCAGATATTGTAAGTCAGTATGACAGACAGATAATTTTTACCGACAGAGAAATTTTTTACTCTGTAATTGACGACAGCGACGCTCTCAATATAAGCTTTCCCGTTTACAGCTTAAACTCAAGTGTGGGAAATAAAGCCGATGCTGAGGTACGAATAGTAAATAACAATCCTGTCTTTCTTTTCGGAGGTGTCAGAGAGCTTTGCAGCAGTAACGTAAGAGATGAGAAAAACGTGCGGGAAATAGGCGCACGGGTTGAAGAGCTATCAGATATAAATCTTGAAAATGCCATAACCTACGATTACGAGCAAAACCACGAATATTACATCTCTGTAGGTGATAAAACCTATGTTTATAATTATAAAGAGGACGTATGGTACACCTTGTCGGGATTTACTCCTGTTTTATATATAAATATAGAAGATAAGCTTCACTTTTTTGACAACAAGGGAAATCTTTGCAGATTTGAAAAAAATCAGAAATATGATATTTGCAGTGACGGACAGATAAAAAGCATTAAGGCAAGCTGGGAAATGCCCTTTTACGATTTTGATGAAAAGGCAGGAAAAAAATTCACAAATAAAGCGTGGGTGGAAATTGTACCTAAAAGCAGTACAAAATTTGATATAAGCTTTGAAAACAACAGAGGGGTAAAAATTTGCAAGAAAACTTTGTTGGTTTCCCAAATGGATTTTACCGATTTAAGCTTTGAGCTTTTTGATTTTTCGTTGCCAAGATATAATCCTATTTCTTTACCTATAAAATGCAAAGGATATCAGAAAATTAAAATAAAGCTTGAGTCGGACAGCGCCTTTACCACCGCTTGCTTTTCTTCTGTGGCAATAAACGTCAATACAGCTAAAAGAACAAAATAAAAGGAGAAATAAATATGTTTGAAAGAATGACAGATAACGTCAGCATAATTTCCGATTTGCCGGACAGACCCTCTCAAAGCGGAATGAGTGCTCAAGAAATTAAACAAAGCTTTGATAAGTCAGCAGAGCTTATTAAAAAATTTATAAATGAAAAAATTGTCGACGTTTTAAATAATATGAACAGCTCTGATATTTCAAGCCCTTCTACTCAGGAGCTTGATGAAGATACTATTTACGGACAAATAAACTCTCTTGCGCAGAATATGCTTCCTGTAGGTGCAGTTTTTCTTCAGGCAGGGGATAACGAAAATTCAAATACCTTGATATGCGACGGAAGTCCCGTAAGCAGAGCTGAATATGCAAAGCTTTTTGAAACTATAGGCACAGCTTACGGAAACGGCGATGGAGAAACAACCTTCAATTTACCCGATTTAACCGACGAATCACCTATGCCTGAAATGGAATACGTAATTAAATATTAAAAAGGAGAGTAAACTATGGCTTCAACAAATAAATATGACAGACTCAGAGTAAAGGCAAAGGAAACAGAGGAAAAACTGGACCTGAGCCAAGCTCTTGAAGAAAATGCCTATAACGAAAAAAGAGATAAGAAAAATCTCAAAGCTTCGTATGACAGCGATTTGGCTGCTCTTACAAGCAAGCTTGCAGCCGAAAGAGAAAATCAAAGTATGCAAAAGGCAAAAGCTCAGGCAGAGTATACAGCAAAAAAAAGAGCAGCGACGCTGAGAGGAATTTTAAAAGGCTTGGGAGCAAGCAGCGCTGCCGAAAAGGCTGAAAATACAGTAACTCTTGAAATGCAAAACAATGAGAATGATATAAATTCCGAAAGCATACAAAAGCAAACAAGCATACAAAACCAATTAAAAGAAGCAAAGGATAATTACATTTCTAAGCTGAGCGA
This is a stretch of genomic DNA from Oscillospiraceae bacterium. It encodes these proteins:
- a CDS encoding RnfABCDGE type electron transport complex subunit B, which produces MAIFLSILKAILVLGTMGAVFGALLAVAANFFSVKQDKRLPLVQEALPGVNCGGCGYTGCAAYAKAIVNDGAKTNLCPVGGVKVAKAVAEIMGVEAENVEKKRAVVMCSGNNSVASTKYEYLGADDCASVSKLGGGIMECQYGCVGLGSCVKKCPVNAIELKDNLAVVDCNKCIGCGICVDACPKHLIKLVPFDSATRVACSSKDKGADVRQVCEIGCIGCGICAKNCPSDAIEVSDNLAKINPEKCTGCGICEEKCPKKVIVKK
- the rsxA gene encoding electron transport complex subunit RsxA; the encoded protein is MIAKLIAISLSAILIENFIFVKFMGICPFLGVSKKLNTAVGMGFAVTFVISIASFFTWLVHHFILVPLNLVYLQTIAFILIIASLVQFIEMFLQKKIPALYNALGIYLPLITTNCAVLGATILNIDNSYNLLEAVVYGFTAGLGFTLAIVIFAGIRERLEYCDIPKPFKEFPIALISAALLALSFTGFSGLELPF
- a CDS encoding electron transport complex subunit E translates to MNKQKSSLLNVFTDGLIYKNPVFIQLLGMCPSLAVSTSLKNAFGMGLAATFVLIASNFFISLLRKFIPQKIRIAAYIVIIAGFVTCVDMVLTAYLPALSESLGVFIPLIVVNCIILGRAEAFASKNKPLPSVIDGLGMGLGFTLALAVVSFFRELLGNGTLFDFSVLGSSYPPMLTLTMPVGGFLTLGFVIAAVQWLTGRKAKTNKKSKEKIK
- a CDS encoding FMN-binding protein, with protein sequence MHKTSILHLSFSLFIITFVVAVMLSVVNYFTAPVIKNSERNIIKNSLEIIYEGADFEEIEVTPQNQANGIVSVYKAEELGYCLNVVTNGYGGELKLLIGINRNLSVAGVEVISSNETQNIGSKALEKSYLDKFISLTSPYNVNAVSGATITSKAVKDSIEIATASVKELIANE
- a CDS encoding RnfABCDGE type electron transport complex subunit D, producing the protein MNKLLLTSSPHIKSSDNTRTIMLDVIIALMPALVMSIIYFGLRSLLMTVVSVGFCVLFEFLYRFLLKKPMTIGNLSAVVTGILLAFNLPVTAPYWVIAIGSFFAIVIVKELFGGIGKNIVNPVLAARAFLFAYPDIMTRWLKPFEKVGLFISDIDVVTTATPLSQISLRDGTSASASMLQMFFGETGGCLGETSAIVLILGGLYLLVKKVISWHIPFTFLSTVAVLTFILPGQNMPLYNMGVNLLSGGLILGAIFMATDYTTSPMTRKGQVLYAIGCGIITVIIRYYGGYPEGVSFAILIMNCVTPLIDKYVRPRRYGTGGGAVSA
- the rsxC gene encoding electron transport complex subunit RsxC, which encodes MSRTFKGGVHPPYNKELTSASPIETPPVADILVFPLSQHIGKVCTPLVNIGDKVKVGQKIADSDAFVAAPIHSSVSGEVIAIEPRNCTNGSKVASIVIQNDHLDTKTDEIITVENKSHEELTPQEIIKVAKNAGIVGMGGATFPTYVKLQSALDKGIDTLIINGAECEPYITCDHRAMIEYPRPIAGGIKLIAQCIKPKNIFVAIEDNKEDAIATMRAVLTGTNIQVVELKSKFPQGGEKQLIKAITRIETPPGKLPVDVGCAVFNVDTCAALFRAANNNLPVIQRVVTVSGTCINSPKNLLVRIGTPVSELFEYCGGFKEEPKKIVVGGPMMGLAQHSMDIPVVKGFSAVLAFSKNDDDYVKNPTCIRCGRCVSACPVRLMPNYINMFVQKDELDKCEQYNALDCIECGSCSFICPARLYLTQNIRLAKLKINEKNQLEKIMKAKEAGKIE
- a CDS encoding tail fiber protein, with product MFERMTDNVSIISDLPDRPSQSGMSAQEIKQSFDKSAELIKKFINEKIVDVLNNMNSSDISSPSTQELDEDTIYGQINSLAQNMLPVGAVFLQAGDNENSNTLICDGSPVSRAEYAKLFETIGTAYGNGDGETTFNLPDLTDESPMPEMEYVIKY